The sequence below is a genomic window from Pongo abelii isolate AG06213 chromosome 12, NHGRI_mPonAbe1-v2.0_pri, whole genome shotgun sequence.
GCCCTTCACCGCCGTCACCCTCATCACCGTGCGCTGGCACTTTGGGGACCACTTCTGCCGCCTCTCAGCCACTCTCTACTGGTTTTTTGTCCTGGAGGGCGTGGCCATCCTGCTCATCATCAGCGTGGACCGCTTCCTCATCATCGTCCAGCGCCAGGACAAGCTGAACCCGCGCAGGGCCAAGGTGATCATCGCGGTCTCCTGGGTGCTGTCCTTCTGCATCGCGGGGCCCTCGCTCACGGGCTGGACATTGGTGGAGGTGCCGGCGCGGGCCCCACAGTGCGTGCTGGGCTACACGGAGCTCCCCGCTGACCGCGCCTACGTGGTCACCTTGGTGGTGGCCGTGTTCTTCGCGCCCTTTGGCGCCATGCTGTGCGCCTATATGTGCATCCTCAACACGGTCCGCAAGAACGCCGTGCGCGTGCACAACCAGTCGGACAGCCTGGACCTGCGGCAGCTCACCAGGGCGGGTCTGCGGCGCCTGCAGCGGCAGCAACAGGTCAGCGTGGACTTGAGTTTCAAGACCAAGGCCTTCACCACCATCCTGATCCTCTTCGTGGGCTTCTCCCTCTGCTGGCTGCCCCACTCCGTCTACAGCCTCCTGTCTGTGTTCAGCCAGCGCTTTTACTGCGGTTCCTCCTTCTACGCCACCAGCACCTGCGTCCTGTGGCTCAGTTACCTCAAGTCCGTCTTCAACCCCATCGTCTACTGCTGGAGAATCAAAAAATTCCGCGAGGCCTGCATAGAGTTGCTGCCCCAGACCTTCCAAATCCTCCCCAAAGTGCCTGAGCGGATCCGAAGGAGAATCCAGCCGAGCACAGTCTACGTGTGCAATGAAAACCAGTCTGCGGTCTAGGGGGTCAGGGGGCCACAGAGAAGGGGCAGCTGAGCCCCAGTCCCAGGGTGGGTCTGTCCTGCTCTGTTCCCTGGCATGTTGGTCATAGTCTGCACTTTGTGGTGGCTATTTAAGCACAAGGTACTCATTTGTCATCAGACGAGCTGCAGCTCCCAAATTTCAAATTTTGGCAAgatgaattatttttgtttctctttgcagAAGAGCCAAATATGGGGCTGATGGGAACTGCAAAGTCATTAAGGCAAAAATAGAGTGGGCTGGGGAGTGCAGAAGTTGggcagaaagggaggaggagggcaaCAGGGAATGAAGCTGGCTGACTGTGGGGCAGCAGGACCGGTCAGTCACAAGAGCTTCAACCTGCCCTGAGAGCCCTCTCTGCACCTGCTCAAGAGAAACCCTGAGAAACTCCAGTAGGTGTGAGCTCCTGGGTGTTCATTCATTTTGTTTGACACCAGGGCTCTTCAGCTATTGATGATTGTGGTGTGTGGGGACTCACATGAGGTTCTTTATGTTGATCAGATATGCATTTCTTCCCATGCCTAAGTATCTTTTCTAGAAAGAAACCAAAATCACACGGGGAAGCGGAGTGAGCCTCTGTGCTTTGAGCTCCCTGGAATGACACATGGGAGGCCTCAGAGGCTTGAAGCCCAGAGAAGGTCCTGGGCAGCCCAGCTGAAGTGAGAAGCACATCCGGGAACTCCTGCATGTCCCCAGCGCCCCCCACCTGCTGGGCCCACCCCATCCCTGCACCCTGAGGCCACTAGGCCTCCCTGTCTACTGGAGAGCCCCTTGgcccttctctctttccctccacccATCTCCCTGCCTCCTTTCGTTTTCCTCCCATCCGTTTCCAGTGTGCCATAGCTCACCCGCTGAGCAAGCATATGTATTGACCTGCTTTCAGTGTCAGCAGTGAGCAGCCTGGGCTTAGTTTACACATTTCCTTTGGACACCCTGGAGCTCCAGAGCCCTTCGAGCCACCAAATCCACTTCAGCACTGGACCCGCTGCAGGCGCCGCACCAACAAGCCCAATTCTCGGGGTCCCCACTGGTCTCTGTGTTCCTCCTACCTCATTCAGATCCACTGCTGCCATCCTGTTTACCTACTGGGACCAGATCCCAGAAATGAAGTTGCCCAAAGGGGGCTTCTCTGCTTGTGCCCTATTCGGCCACCACCAGGGGTCCCCACGCTGGCATATGAGGGTCCTGAGTCCAGGGCATAGCACTGAGCCCACT
It includes:
- the GPR45 gene encoding probable G-protein coupled receptor 45 produces the protein MNRKSQLVLTKTDISPQDHSSAPEVHRHPGRCSQQTKNGSHRSAEGSPPGHFCPSSKGLSTMACNSTSLEAYPYLLLNTSNASDSGSTRLPAPLRISLAIVMLLMTVVGFLGNTVVCIIVYQRPAMRSAINLLLATLAFSDIMLSLCCMPFTAVTLITVRWHFGDHFCRLSATLYWFFVLEGVAILLIISVDRFLIIVQRQDKLNPRRAKVIIAVSWVLSFCIAGPSLTGWTLVEVPARAPQCVLGYTELPADRAYVVTLVVAVFFAPFGAMLCAYMCILNTVRKNAVRVHNQSDSLDLRQLTRAGLRRLQRQQQVSVDLSFKTKAFTTILILFVGFSLCWLPHSVYSLLSVFSQRFYCGSSFYATSTCVLWLSYLKSVFNPIVYCWRIKKFREACIELLPQTFQILPKVPERIRRRIQPSTVYVCNENQSAV